From the genome of Syntrophorhabdus sp., one region includes:
- a CDS encoding amino acid synthesis family protein has protein sequence MEIRKIVTIVEDTLIDGEKKAARPIRKAACIAVIKNPYAGKYEDDLTPLIDFSDEIGKVISERAVMALGTDRKPESYGKAAIVGEKGELEHAAALLHPKLGTPLRNAVGGGKSIIPSAKKMGKMGDTIDIPVHFKDAAFVRSHFDAMTVSVSDSPRSDEILLAVAVTDGGRPNPRIGGLKKEEAKCEDGL, from the coding sequence ATGGAAATCAGGAAGATCGTCACCATCGTTGAAGATACGCTTATCGACGGAGAGAAAAAGGCCGCGAGGCCCATCAGGAAGGCCGCGTGCATCGCCGTCATCAAGAACCCCTACGCCGGAAAGTATGAGGATGACCTCACACCCCTCATCGATTTCAGTGACGAGATAGGAAAGGTGATATCGGAGCGTGCCGTCATGGCCCTCGGAACGGACAGAAAGCCCGAGAGCTACGGCAAGGCCGCAATTGTCGGCGAGAAGGGAGAGCTGGAACACGCCGCGGCCCTTCTCCACCCGAAACTCGGCACCCCGCTGCGCAACGCCGTCGGCGGAGGCAAATCGATCATCCCCTCAGCGAAGAAGATGGGCAAGATGGGCGACACCATCGACATCCCCGTCCACTTCAAGGACGCCGCCTTCGTCAGGTCCCATTTCGATGCCATGACCGTCTCCGTGAGCGATTCGCCCCGGTCCGACGAGATCCTTCTCGCCGTGGCCGTCACCGACGGCGGCAGACCCAACCCCCGCATCGGCGGCCTGAAGAAAGAAGAGGCCAAGTGCGAGGATGGACT